One window of Podarcis raffonei isolate rPodRaf1 chromosome 15, rPodRaf1.pri, whole genome shotgun sequence genomic DNA carries:
- the LOC128403133 gene encoding uncharacterized protein LOC128403133, with protein sequence MTPKVAQWGIQYFNWLQYHFHLQDWSEFRNKGGNLHLTIQHFPGSLSYISPSQFWIRATDSSLPLSHHPERFSAEMFVTVLHGENRADIFNIHCKVQRLLDGIKRRCGCEDEDDIELADESGQVKNLLQNKQHSATELLGEREAYVLLGVTRGERPSRRVFTPLLKDESVINAKFLAKLESWQERKVPSPRVKSRKTHKKATLDIPAAEGLRNHSPHSSRTRTPVASPKQSRKL encoded by the exons ATGACACCCAAAGTAGCACAATGGGGTATCCAGTACTTTAATTGG CTACAATATCACTTTCATTTGCAAGACTGGTCAGAATTTAGGAACAAAGGTGGCAATTTACACCTGACCATCCAACATTTTCCTGGCTCCCTGAGCTACATCAGTCCATCCCAGTTTTGGATTAGGGCTACTGATAGCAGCCTGCCATTGTCACATCATCCAGAAAG GTTTTCAGCAGAAATGTTTGTAACTGTGCTTCATGGTG AAAACAGGGCAGACATTTTTAACATTCACTGTAAAGTCCAGCGTCTCCTGGATGGCATCAAACGCCGCTGTGGCTGTGAGGACGAAG ATGATATAGAGTTAGCAGACGAGAGTGGGCAGGTGAAGAATTTACTCCAGAACAAGCAGCACTCCGCAACTGAGCTTCTGGGGGAACGTGAGGCCTATGTGCTCCTGGGTGTTACAA GAGGTGAAAGGCCTTCCAGGAGAGTATTTACACCTCTGTTGAAAGATGAGTCGGTCATTAATGCTAAGTTCCTAG CTAAGCTAGAGAGCTGGCAAGAGCGCAAAGTCCCCTCTCCGAGAGTAAAATCCAGAAAGACCCACAAAAAAGCAACCTTGGATATCCCAGCTGCTGAAG GCTTAAGGAATCATTCACCTCACAGCAGCAGAACAAGGACACCCGTTGCTTCtccaaaacaaagcagaaaattaTGA